CATAAGCAGATGGTCTTAGCCGTTTGTGTTAATCTTTTCATTCATGCTGCCGCTACGGTAACCCTTCAGGTCAAGTGTTGTATAAGTAAATCCAATATCAGCAAATGTCTTATAGATCTTCTGTGCTAAATTCGGTTGGACTATCTTTGTATTCTCCTGCGGGGATACCTCGATCCGGGCAATATCACCATGGTGGCGCACTCTGACTTGACGGAACCCCAAATCGTGCAAATACTGTTCTGCCAAATCAATCATCTTTAGTTTCTTTTCGTTGATTTCTTCACCATAGGGAATTCTGGAAGACAAACAGGCAAATGAGGGTTTATCCCAGGTTGCCAAGCCATATTCTTTGGAGAGAAGGCGTATTTCCTCTTTCGTCAGCCCCGCCTGGAGCAGCGGGCTCTGTATACCCAGCTCTTCTAAAGCCTGCCTTCCCGGACGATAATCGCTTAAATCATCCGCATTGGATCCTTCCACGATATATTTTGCGCCGTATTCAGCCGCGATCCCCAATATTTTGCTGAACAATTGTTTTTTACAGAGATAACAGCGGTTAAAAGGATTTTTGCCGAATTCAGGATCATCCAGCTCTTCGGATTCAATCAGCAAATGACTAATCCCTTCCTGCCGGCAAAACTGCACAGCTTCCCGAAGCTCTCTCTCCGGGAAAGCAAAAGACTTGGCCGTGACGGCAATCGCATTTTTGCCAAGAACGTCTCCGGAAACTTTCACTAAGAAAGTACTGTCCACCCCTCCGGAAAATGCAATCATTACCCTATCCATATTCTTGAGTTCTTGTTTCAGCAGAACAAGTTTATCTTTGTAATCCATTGATCAGCCTCTTTTTGTATATCTGAATGTTTATTAAGCTGTATGATATTCTTTTCAGCTTAATATACCATAATTTCTATGGTTTTAATAGGATCAGATGATAGATTCAAAAAACACTGCCAAACGCAGCAAGCTGAAAAAAGAGCCCGATTAACGGGCTCTTCCAGGGAGTTTACCGTCTTCCCCAAGACTAAATTATGCAGCCTTCTTTGCAATGAGCGGTTTCACGCAACATCCAATGTTTTGTAAACATTTGTGTACACCTCCTCTCACCGGAAAATTCCTAAGGCATCATATTCATCTCAAAACAATTTTGATTAAGAACTCTTTTCACCGCTTTGAGAAATATCCACGCGTTCTCGTAAACCTCTTCTTGCTTTTCTTCCGGGATTTCCGCCGATAGTTTTCTTAAAAAGAAATCCACGCGTTTCCATAAATCGGCCTTCGTTTTCTGACCTTCGCCTGTCAGGATCAGGTTTATGGCCCTGCAGTCAATTTCAGACCTTTGCTTGATAATCAGCCCCTGCTGGACAAGGGGTTCAATCAGTCTCGTCGAGGTACTTTTTTCGACGCCAAGTAATGGGTGCAAATCCGAAAGCTGCATTGTGCCATAGCTTCCTACAAGGTCCAAAATATAAAACTGGGTAAACGTGACACCCCCGCCAAGGATCGCATCCTGCTGGCAGCATCTGGACGTTTTAGTCATTTCAGCAAGCAGACAAAGCAATTGACGGTTGTTTTTCATCGGTACCTCTCCTTAGTTGTATAATACAACTACTTATTCTTGTTCGTCAAGTCATTTTTGACTCCATATTCACCGTGAAACCAACAATTTTCAATCATCATTCCCAAAATAGGGTTATTTTAATCCCGATTAAAATTTTTCTTAATAATATCCTTAACGACTTCCCCTGCCATCAGCAGACCAGCCATCGACGGAACGTAAGATATACTGCCAGGGATCTGACGTTTCAGGGAACAGTGGGCATCACCACTGGGGCAAATACAATTGGACTCGCAGCTCGTTTCCTGTTCCAAAGGCTTCAAAGTAGGTTCCGGAGAAAAGACGACTTTGAACCCCTGCGTAATACCTTCCCGTTTCAGGAGTTTGCGTACTGCTTTGGCTAAAGGGCAGCCGCTTGTTTTGGATATATCGGCGACGCGAAAACTGAGTGCATCCAGACGGTTGCCGGCTCCCATACACGAGATGAGCGGAATCCCTCTCCGGTGACATTCTTTGGCCAGACTTACTTTGCTTTTTACCGTATCGATTGCATCAACCACATAATCCGGTTTCTCGGCAAAGAAAACTTCAGCTCCTTCCTCTTGATAAAAGAACTGGAAGGTTTCTATTTTTGCGTTGGGGTTGATATCCAGTATCCTTTGTTTCATTACCTCAACCTTGGCTTTGCCAATCGTCGAGTGCAGGGCATGAAGCTGCCGGTTAATGTTTGTCAGGCAAATCTCATCAAAATCGACAAGTTTAAAGAAACCTATACCAGCTCTGGCCAGGGCTTCGGCCGTATAGGAGCCGACCCCGCCCAAACCGAAAATAGTCACTTTGCTGCTCTGAAGTTTTGACAGGCCTTCCTGACCAATCAACAATGCCGTACGGGAAAACTGATTTTGCATTATAAAACCTCGATTCCTACGACTCCGTAACCGGCATCCTCAATCGCGAATTGAATTGCTTCATCTTTGATGTCACTTAATGATTCCAGTATGGCCGTCTTGGACTCCAAATTAACATTGACCTCTGTTACACCTTCAAATTCACTTAAGGCCTCTTTTACATGACTGACACAGTGGCTGCAGCTCATACCTTCGATTGCAATTTTCTTTTTCATATTTTACACTCCTCATAGATTAATTGAGTTATCTTACCGGCCTGAACCGTTTTAGCCTCAGTGCATTCAGCAATACCGATACCGAACTGAAGCTCATGACAGCGGCGGCAATGGCCGGATTCAGCAGGGGGCCTCCAAAGATATACAGGATTCCCATCGCAATAGGGATACCAAGGATATTGTAACCAAATGCCCAAAATAGATTTTGCTTAATATTTCTGATTGTATTTTTGCTTAACTGGATCGCAGCCGGAACATCGAGCAGGTCGCTTCGCATCAGAATAATATCCGCGGATTCCATCGCAACGTCCGTGCCTGAACCGATAGCTATCCCGATATCTGCCTGGGCGAGGGCCGGAGCGTCGTTGATGCCGTCACCAACCATGGCGACCTTCCTGCCTTCCTGTTGGAGCTTCTTCACTTCGTTTGCCTTATCCTGAGGCAGGACTTCAGCCAGCGTTCTGTCGATCCCAACAAGTTTCGCGATGGCCTCGGCCGTTCTTCTGTTGTCACCGGTAATCATGGCAACTTCGATACCCATGTTATGGAGGACCTCAATCGCCCTGCTGCTGTTTTCCTTTATCGTATCGGCTACGGCGATAATCCCCGCAATGGTGTTGTCAATCGCAATATACATTGGGGTCTTGCCTTCTCCGGCCAATTGATGCGAGACTTCTTCGAAGTGGCTAAGGACTATTTCTCTTTCATCTGTCAATTTTTTGTTGCCAAGCAGCACATTCCGGCCTTCGATCTGAACTTCAATCCCCTGACCGGGAATTGCTCTAAATGTATCAGGTTTCTTAAAAGTCAGACCTTTGTCCTCAGCTTCCTTAACAATTGCTTCTCCAAGCGGGTGCTCCGATCCTTTTTCGGCTGAGGCGGCAAGCTGCAGAAGATCGTTTTGACTGATCCCATCAGCAGTAATAACGTCTGTGACTTTGGGTTTCCCTTCCGTGATCGTACCGGTCTTATCAAAAACGATGGTATTAATTTTATGTGTAGTTTCTAACGCCACCCCGCTCTTGATCAAAACCCCGTATTCGGCGCCTTTACCTGTTCCGACCATGATCGCGGTAGGTGTGGCCAGCCCCAGGGCACAGGGGCAAGCAATAACAAGTACAGAGATAAAGATGGTCAGCACGAAAACTGTAGACTGCCCTCCGATAAAATACCAGCCTAAAGCTGAAAGAAGAGCAATCCCCATCACCGCCGGCACAAAGTAACCGGAAACCACATCGGCCAGCTTGGCAATCGGCGCTTTGGAACCCTGTGCTTCCTCAACTAATTTGATGATCTGCGCAAGGACCGTGTCCTTCCCGACTTTGGTCGCTACATATTTGATGATCCCGTTTTTATTAATACTGGCCCCGATGATTGCATCACCTGGATTCTTTTCCACCGGTATGCTTTCACCGGTAAGCATTGATTCATCCACGGAAGTAGTCCCTTCAACGACATTACCGTCAACAGACATTTTTTCTCCCGGTTTCACAAAGATAATATCACCGGCCTCAACCTCTTCGATCGGGATCTCAATTTCTTTTCCATCCCGGATAATGATGGCCGTCTTTGGTGTAAGCCCCATCAACTTTTTAATCGCTTCCGAGGTTTTGCCCTTCGTCACGGATTCCAGGTATTTCCCCAACGTAATCAGCGTCAGAATTACCCCCGCCGCTTCAAAGTACAGATGATTGG
This genomic stretch from Dehalobacter restrictus DSM 9455 harbors:
- a CDS encoding MarR family winged helix-turn-helix transcriptional regulator; translation: MKNNRQLLCLLAEMTKTSRCCQQDAILGGGVTFTQFYILDLVGSYGTMQLSDLHPLLGVEKSTSTRLIEPLVQQGLIIKQRSEIDCRAINLILTGEGQKTKADLWKRVDFFLRKLSAEIPEEKQEEVYENAWIFLKAVKRVLNQNCFEMNMMP
- a CDS encoding heavy-metal-associated domain-containing protein, which gives rise to MKKKIAIEGMSCSHCVSHVKEALSEFEGVTEVNVNLESKTAILESLSDIKDEAIQFAIEDAGYGVVGIEVL
- a CDS encoding heavy metal translocating P-type ATPase is translated as MAKKSLKIEGMTCAACAKAVERAVRKLHGVEEASVNLATERLSIRYDPSTLRVSDFKKAVEKAGYRALEEDTKIDEDKVRKERERMVLWQKFVLSAIFTVPLLIVTMGHMFGSAIGFHLPKIIDPMMNPLNFALVQLILILPVIVAGYKFFTVGFKTLFKGNPNMDSLIAIGTSAGFLYGVFAVSRIITGNAEYANHLYFEAAGVILTLITLGKYLESVTKGKTSEAIKKLMGLTPKTAIIIRDGKEIEIPIEEVEAGDIIFVKPGEKMSVDGNVVEGTTSVDESMLTGESIPVEKNPGDAIIGASINKNGIIKYVATKVGKDTVLAQIIKLVEEAQGSKAPIAKLADVVSGYFVPAVMGIALLSALGWYFIGGQSTVFVLTIFISVLVIACPCALGLATPTAIMVGTGKGAEYGVLIKSGVALETTHKINTIVFDKTGTITEGKPKVTDVITADGISQNDLLQLAASAEKGSEHPLGEAIVKEAEDKGLTFKKPDTFRAIPGQGIEVQIEGRNVLLGNKKLTDEREIVLSHFEEVSHQLAGEGKTPMYIAIDNTIAGIIAVADTIKENSSRAIEVLHNMGIEVAMITGDNRRTAEAIAKLVGIDRTLAEVLPQDKANEVKKLQQEGRKVAMVGDGINDAPALAQADIGIAIGSGTDVAMESADIILMRSDLLDVPAAIQLSKNTIRNIKQNLFWAFGYNILGIPIAMGILYIFGGPLLNPAIAAAVMSFSSVSVLLNALRLKRFRPVR
- a CDS encoding tRNA threonylcarbamoyladenosine dehydratase: MQNQFSRTALLIGQEGLSKLQSSKVTIFGLGGVGSYTAEALARAGIGFFKLVDFDEICLTNINRQLHALHSTIGKAKVEVMKQRILDINPNAKIETFQFFYQEEGAEVFFAEKPDYVVDAIDTVKSKVSLAKECHRRGIPLISCMGAGNRLDALSFRVADISKTSGCPLAKAVRKLLKREGITQGFKVVFSPEPTLKPLEQETSCESNCICPSGDAHCSLKRQIPGSISYVPSMAGLLMAGEVVKDIIKKNFNRD
- the larE gene encoding ATP-dependent sacrificial sulfur transferase LarE; this translates as MDYKDKLVLLKQELKNMDRVMIAFSGGVDSTFLVKVSGDVLGKNAIAVTAKSFAFPERELREAVQFCRQEGISHLLIESEELDDPEFGKNPFNRCYLCKKQLFSKILGIAAEYGAKYIVEGSNADDLSDYRPGRQALEELGIQSPLLQAGLTKEEIRLLSKEYGLATWDKPSFACLSSRIPYGEEINEKKLKMIDLAEQYLHDLGFRQVRVRHHGDIARIEVSPQENTKIVQPNLAQKIYKTFADIGFTYTTLDLKGYRSGSMNEKINTNG